The stretch of DNA GGCTACACAACTGAAACCGAAATAGATGGCCTTGAAGAGAACCTTGGCAAAACGGTCTTGGCACCAACGGCACTCTACGTGAAGCCAGTGATGGCGTTACTCGAAAAATTTACATTTACAGGCGCAGCACACATCACGGGCGGCGGGCTGCTTGGCCGCACGCTCAAGTTGGTGAAAGACGGTCTCGGTATGACCATCGATCCAAAGAGCTACACCCGTCCTCCTATCTTTAAAGTCATCCAAGACGCCGGTAACGTTACCGATCACGAAATGGCCTCGACTTTCAATATGGGAATCGGCTTCGTCGTGATTGTTAGTCCCGAGGATGCAGACAAAATCCAGGAAGCCTTCCCGGATACATGGATGCGAGTTGGCCATCTCCATAACGAATTTGAAGGCGTTGATCTGGGCTATGCACGAAGCTAACGGTAAAGCATGTCCAAAGTTCGCAATATTTGCGTCCGGCCGAGGCAGTAATGCAACGGTCTTAATGGATAGTTTTATCTCCGGTTTCAACCTAGGCGAAGTGTGCGTGCTGGTATCGAACCATGCCGATGCACCGGTGCTGGAACGGGCCAAAGAACGCGGCATCGCCACGGTCTGCATCCCACACAAAGGCATGCCTCGCGAAGAACACGATGCTGCGATGTTCGTAGCCCTTCAGGAACATGGCGCTGAGCACCTGCTCTTAGCAGGCTATATGCGAATTCTTGGTTCGAAGTTTATCCAAGAGTTCCCAGGACACATCCTAAATATCCACCCTTCTTTGCTGCCTGATTTCCGCGGACTTCGCGCCATTGAGCGGCAAT from Deltaproteobacteria bacterium encodes:
- the purN gene encoding phosphoribosylglycinamide formyltransferase, whose product is MHEANGKACPKFAIFASGRGSNATVLMDSFISGFNLGEVCVLVSNHADAPVLERAKERGIATVCIPHKGMPREEHDAAMFVALQEHGAEHLLLAGYMRILGSKFIQEFPGHILNIHPSLLPDFRGLRAIERQWEERVKVAGATVHEVIADVDAGTTLLQGSIEVRGDEGPEGLADRILNEVEHKIYPQAVWLLTRRMDQPSS